Part of the Nodosilinea sp. PGN35 genome is shown below.
GACGCGGGGGGGAGTAATCTCTAGCCGGTGTTCGACCACTACCCGGCTCACCCAGAATTGTTGTACCGCAAAAAAAGCGGCCTCTGCCCACCGTTGCTTGAAAATAACCCGATCGCCAGCCCAACGCTTTAGGAGCGGGTATCTTCAAGTGTCTCTGGAGGTGTGCCTAGGCCGGGCCTACTGTCTCCACTATTGCTCATCTATGAAAAAAGTTTTCGTCCTCGACACCAACGTATTGCTGCACGATCCGATGGCAATGTTTAGGTTTGAGGACAATGACGTGGTGTTGCCCATCACCATCATTGAAGAGCTAGACCGCTTCAAAAAAGGCACCGCCGACAATGGCCGCAACGCCCGCTACGTGTCGCGCACCCTGGACGAGCTGCGCCAGCAGGGGTCGTTGGTGCAGGGCATTCCCCTCGAAAAGGGCGGCATTCTCAAGGTGGCCCTGTGCCACCGCGATACCCTGCGCCAGCTGCCCGCCGAGCTGGAGGGCGACCAGGGCGACAATGCCATTCTGGCCGTAGCTCTGGAGTACAGGCACCACCACGACATGCCCGTGGTGCTGGTCAGCAAAGACACCAACCTGCGAATTAAAGCTGACGCCGTGGGGCTGGTGGCCGAAGACTACGAAACCGACAAAATTGACTACGACGATCTCTACACCGGCACCCTGGAGGTAATGACCACCGCCGAGGCGATTGGCCAGCTGTTTGGCGACGGCCACCTCAAGCTCGACAGTCCCCTTTATCCCAACCAGTGTGTCACCCTGGTCGATGAAACTAACCCGACCCATACCGCCCTGGCCCTGGTGCAGGGCACCAGCGGTAAGCTGGTGCCCCTGGCCAAGCTGCCCCACGCCGGGGTGTCGCGGGTGCAGCCCCGCAACCGCGAGCAGCGCTTTGCCTTTGAGCTGCTGCTGCAAGACTCGATTTCGATGGTGACCCTGGTGGGCAAGGCGGGTACCGGCAAGACCCTGCTGGCGATCGCCGCCGGGGTGCAGAAAGTGGCCGACGAGCGCCTCTACTCGCGCCTGCTGATCGCCCGCCCCATCGTGCCCCTGGGCCGCGACATTGGCTACCTGCCCGGCGACATGCGCGAAAAGCTCAACCCCTGGATGCAGCCCCTGTACGACAACTTTGACCTGATCTTTGGCACCCAGGACATGCGCGGGCGGCCCGAACACTGGCGGCGCGGCCACGAAGAGATGATCGACCAGGGGCTCTTGCAGATTGAGCCTTTGACCTACATTCGGGGGCGATCGATTCCCAAACAGTTTTTGGTGGTAGACGAGGCCCAAAACCTCACCCCCCATGAGGTCAAAACCATTCTCACCCGCGCTGGGGAGGGCACCAAAGTCATTCTGACCGGCGACCCGGAGCAGATTGACAACCCCTACGTCGATGCCTCAAGCAACGGCCTCACCTACGTGGTCGAGCGGTTTAAGCAGGAAGGATTAGCTGGGCACATCAGCCTCTGTAAAGGGGAGCGATCGAACCTGGCCGAGCGGGCGGCCAGACTTCTATAGGATCCGCCACTGGATTGATGCTTAGTCCTAGGGACGGACAACGTTTGAACATTCAAACGTTGTCCAGGCGGTGAGCTCGGGGACTAGAAAAGAATATTTATCCTGGCCTATGAGTGTTCAAACAGATTTGGATACTATAGCTATCCTACGTGAATCGTGAAAACCCGCAGGGCAAGCGGGACGCCTGCACGGTCAAGATGCCCGTCCCACCTTCATGGATCAATTTGGATTGCCATACAGGTACCTTAAGGGGCGTTGAACTTCAGTGCTCGAATTTTATGAGTGGCCTTCATATTCATTCATTAAACCCTACTTAAATCAATCTTAAACGGCATTGACGACCACAGAAATGCCGCCTAATTGTGCGAATTTCCTAACCTTTTCTGAAAAGAAATTAACCTTTATCGTGGCGTCCCATAGCTGCTTTTGCGCTTGTTAAGATCACCACCAAATCTAGCAACGGGAGATTTTTATGACTCGCTTCCTGGTGGCCGTAGTGGATGGTGCCAAAGCTAAGTTTTTGACCCTGGAGCCCGTGGCGGTGCCCGAGGTAGAATCTGGCCCCGATTTGATCGAACGCTGCCAACTGCTGAATCCGGCGGCAGAAATGCCCGAGCCAGACTCGGGAAATACTAAGGCCAGCCGCCACCGGGGCAGCGGCAGCCGGGGGCACAGCTACGACGATCGCCGGGGCAACTACCTCGTCGAGTTTGAGCGCCGTTTTGCCCAGGCCATTGGGGCGCAGATGGAAGCGTTGATCAGTGCCTACGATCTCAATACGCTGGTGCTGGTAGCCGAACCGCAGATTTTGGGCACCCTGCGCCACTGTTTGGCGGGGGTGAGCGATCGCTTGCAGGTGCAAGAACTGGCCAAAGACCTCTGCAAAATGAAGCCCCAGCAGCTGCAAGACTACCTGGCCCAAAAGGGCGTGCTGCCAACCCGCCAGGTGGCGTGGGCGACGGTGCGATCGCGCTACGGCAACAGCTAATCCAGACTAGCTGTGCTCCCTAGCCACCACCGCAAAGCGGCATCCCACAGGCGCAGGACATCGAGCCCTAGAGGTCGCTCAGCAGACTCCTGTGGGATAGCCGTCCCGGCTGTTCCGTCTCCACGCGGGGGCACTCAAACTCAGCGATCCAGCAGCGCCAGGGCCTCAGCCAGCGGCAGGGGAGGGCTAAATAAAAAGCCCTGGCCAATAGCGCAGCCCATCGACTTTAGAGTCTCCATCTGGGCGGGGGTTTCAATGCCCTCGGCCACGGTGGGCAGACCCAGCTGGCGGGCGATGTCAATAATTGAGCCGACCAAAATTTTGGCGCGATCGCTGCTGCACAGTTTTTGAATAAACGACTGGTCGATTTTTAGACAGTCGATCTCGCAGCGCTCGAGGTAATTCAGGCTAGAGTAGCCCGTGCCAAAGTCATCGAGGGAGACCTCAAACCCGGCGGCACGGCACTTGCCGATAGAATCGATTGCCTCAACTTCGTTTAAAAATATGCGCTCCGTGACCTCCAGCTTAATTTGCTGGGCGTCAACGCCGTGGCGCTGGGTGCAGGCCATCAGCCGCTCAAAAAAGTCGGGCTGCTGAAACTGGCGCACCGAAATATTGATGCTGATGAAAAAACTGGCGCTGCTCTGGCCCCGGCTCTCCAAATGGGTTTGAAAGCGGCGTAAATCAGCACAGGAATGCTCTAAAAGCCAGTCGCCCATGGGTAGAATCAGCGACGTTTCTTCCGCCAGGGCAATAAAGCGCTGGGGCATAACGGCACCACGCTGGGGACACTGCCACCGCAGCAGCGACTCAAACCCCACAACGGTGCCGGTAGTGAGGTCTAAAAGGGGTTGGTACACCAGCGACAAATCATCGTTGCGGACGGCATTTTGTAGGTCAGACTCCAGCTTGATGTCGTCTAAAATTTGCTGATACTGCTGACTTCTGGCGTAGGCTTTTTCGGTGACAGCGGGGCTGGGTACGCCAGTTTGCGGCGTTGCCAGGGCTTTGAGGTAGGCATTGTAGGCCCGGTTGCGGTGCAGCGACATCGAAATAAACAGCCGCACCATGGGCGACGACGACTCGATGCGCTCGGCCACCTGAGCCGCCGACACCACCAGGCAGCGGCAGGGGCTCAGGGCTCTGGCCGAAGCCGACCGGGGCGAGGCATCGATAATACCCATTTCCCCAAAAATATCCCCCGCCCCCAGCACATTGAGCTGAAGTGAATCGTCCCCTACGCCCACAAAAATTTCAACGTAGCCCGACTCGATAATGTAGGCTTTATCGGCGGAGCTGCCTTCGGTAAAAATGGTTTCCCCAGCCGTAAATAGGCGAATGTTGCAGTCAGGGGCGATCGCAATGTCAGCCATCAGGCCAGTACTGTCGCTGTCGGGGGGGG
Proteins encoded:
- a CDS encoding PhoH family protein; translation: MKKVFVLDTNVLLHDPMAMFRFEDNDVVLPITIIEELDRFKKGTADNGRNARYVSRTLDELRQQGSLVQGIPLEKGGILKVALCHRDTLRQLPAELEGDQGDNAILAVALEYRHHHDMPVVLVSKDTNLRIKADAVGLVAEDYETDKIDYDDLYTGTLEVMTTAEAIGQLFGDGHLKLDSPLYPNQCVTLVDETNPTHTALALVQGTSGKLVPLAKLPHAGVSRVQPRNREQRFAFELLLQDSISMVTLVGKAGTGKTLLAIAAGVQKVADERLYSRLLIARPIVPLGRDIGYLPGDMREKLNPWMQPLYDNFDLIFGTQDMRGRPEHWRRGHEEMIDQGLLQIEPLTYIRGRSIPKQFLVVDEAQNLTPHEVKTILTRAGEGTKVILTGDPEQIDNPYVDASSNGLTYVVERFKQEGLAGHISLCKGERSNLAERAARLL
- a CDS encoding EAL domain-containing protein; translation: MEPAPPDSDSTGLMADIAIAPDCNIRLFTAGETIFTEGSSADKAYIIESGYVEIFVGVGDDSLQLNVLGAGDIFGEMGIIDASPRSASARALSPCRCLVVSAAQVAERIESSSPMVRLFISMSLHRNRAYNAYLKALATPQTGVPSPAVTEKAYARSQQYQQILDDIKLESDLQNAVRNDDLSLVYQPLLDLTTGTVVGFESLLRWQCPQRGAVMPQRFIALAEETSLILPMGDWLLEHSCADLRRFQTHLESRGQSSASFFISINISVRQFQQPDFFERLMACTQRHGVDAQQIKLEVTERIFLNEVEAIDSIGKCRAAGFEVSLDDFGTGYSSLNYLERCEIDCLKIDQSFIQKLCSSDRAKILVGSIIDIARQLGLPTVAEGIETPAQMETLKSMGCAIGQGFLFSPPLPLAEALALLDR
- a CDS encoding host attachment protein gives rise to the protein MTRFLVAVVDGAKAKFLTLEPVAVPEVESGPDLIERCQLLNPAAEMPEPDSGNTKASRHRGSGSRGHSYDDRRGNYLVEFERRFAQAIGAQMEALISAYDLNTLVLVAEPQILGTLRHCLAGVSDRLQVQELAKDLCKMKPQQLQDYLAQKGVLPTRQVAWATVRSRYGNS